In Oncorhynchus kisutch isolate 150728-3 linkage group LG5, Okis_V2, whole genome shotgun sequence, a genomic segment contains:
- the LOC109890517 gene encoding protein downstream neighbor of son homolog translates to MAQQAGYSPSFKRPAEILRMRRKRARSQGVSSGGRGAIASPCEGASISAVRPFSPGPLFGQGHSGGGVKRRNPFASIENTFSSPAKKKVFIYTDDDDADSSDSVKPGGSAGVEGEKSPTRTLPFSERLLQAEKLSKDVPGKKPTSLSEDDSQFEDEDLFQEERTSILKSPQAGAVTSIAPPVCVEYPADWSLKTHLLFTSLLPFSWAVQPRATEEAQGLTQHCRGQYTTIPQSIQDPRTSAELRCGFQQCLQFWQHPSLSWLSLFPRIGAERSFTGKNVPWAQDMALQQSLMSEWSVSLSSLYSLLKARLCPYFYVCSYQFTALFRASGLAGNSIITALLTPTTRGLREAMKADGIEFTLPLLEERRKSKEQGSTAHNQETDGEEEEETRSEASDKEDDDDDGGFSWLTEMGVQDKIKKPDNISIKLHKERNSVCLDHKPESVVCVSGTHTFTLINFLINCKSLVAGAGSQAGLPPTLLAPTAFRGATLHSLKARSVNVKTQVRAGYQDVCSLEVTGPIMPHSLHALTRMLRPAQRGGFSTALYTHEPTAVLNTHTTREQAEQAVELDGCGLHPSTIQQLQEPSTLGKSPLRQLHLNNYSYTWKS, encoded by the exons ATGGCACAACAAGCTGGTTACTCACCTAGTTTCAAAAGACCAGCTGAAATCCTGCGAATGCGGAGGAAGAGAGCCCGCAGCCAGGGTGTCAGTTCTGGCGGCCGAGGCGCGATTGCCAGCCCGTGTGAGGGTGCCTCTATATCCGCTGTTCGACCATTCTCCCCAGGACCCCTGTTCGGCCAGGGTCACTCTGGAGGGGGAGTGAAGCGGAGAAACCCATTTGCTAGCATCGAGAACACCTTCAGCAGCCCAGCGAAGAAGAAAGTCTTTATTTACACTGATGATGACGACGCCGACTCGTCGGATTCTGTGAAGCCGGGCGGCTCTgcaggagtggagggagagaagtcaCCAACAAGAACGCTGCCATTTAGTGAACGACTTCTCCAGGCAGAAAAACTAAGCAAAGACGTGCCCGGCAAG AAACCAACTTCTCTGTCTGAAGACGACTCACAGTTTGAAGATGAGGATTTGTTCCAGGAGGAGAGAACATCCATACTGAAG AGTCCCCAGGCTGGTGCAGTAACCTCCATAGCACCCCCTGTGTGTGTGGAGTACCCTGCAGACTGGAGCCTGAAGACGCATCTCCTTTTCACCTCCCTGCTCCCCTTCTCCTGGGCTGTACAGCCCAGAGCTACAGAGGAGGCCCAGGGTCTTACCCAGCACTGTAGAGGACAgtacaccactataccacagaGTATACAG gaCCCTCGGACATCTGCTGAGCTACGATGTGGGTTCCAGCAGTGTCTGCAGTTCTGGCAGCACCCGTCCCTGTCCTggctctctctgttcccccggaTAGGAGCAGAGAGAAGCTTCACTGGCAAGAACGTCCCCTGGGCCCAGGACATGGCACTTCAACAGAGCCTCATGAGTGAATG gtcaGTGAGTCTGTCCTCCCTATACAGTCTATTGAAGGCCAGACTATGTCCATATTTCTATGTGTGTTCCTACCAGTTCACTGCTCTTTTCAGAGCCTCAGGACTGGCGGGGAACAGCATCATCACTGCACTACTCACCCCAACCACCAGGGGGCTCAGAGAGGCCATGAAGGCTGATG GTATTGAGTTCACACTCCCCCtgctggaagagaggaggaagagcaagGAGCAGGGATCAACTGCACACAAccaggagacagatggagaggaggaggaggagacacggTCTGAAGCCAGTGACaaggaagatgatgatgatgatggtgggttTTCCTGGCTGACGGAGATGGGAGTGCAGGATAAGATTAAGAAACCAGACAACATCTCCATCAAACTGCACAAAGAGCGCAACTCAGTGTGTTTAGACCacaaaccagagtctgtagtcTGTGTGTCGGGAACGCACACCTTCACTCTCATCAACTTCCTCATCAACTGTAAGAGCCTGGTGGCAGGGGCTGGATCACAGGCAGGCTTGCCCCCCACCCTACTGGCCCCTACAGCCTTCAGAGGAGCTACGCTACATTCACTCAAG GCGCGTAGCGTGAACGTGAAGACTCAGGTGCGTGCTGGGTACCAGGACGTGTGCAGTCTAGAGGTGACGGGACCCATAATGCCTCATTCTCTCCACGCCCTGACCCGCATGCTTCGGCCTGCTCAGAGAGGAGGCTTCAGCACCGCGCTCTACACACACGAACCCACCGctgtcctcaacacacacaccaccagggaacag gctGAGCAGGCTGTAGAGCTGGATGGATGTGGTCTTCATCCCAGCACCATTCAGCAGCTCCAGGAGCCCTCTACCTTGGGGAAGTCTCCCCTCAGACAGCTCCATTTGAACAACTACTCCTACACATGGAAGTCCTGA